ACGGCTCGATGATGATCAACGCTGTGTCCAACTCGAAGGTCCCGCACATCTCGCTGCTGATCGGCGCATCCTACGGCGCCGGGCACTACGGCATGTGCGGCCGCGCCTACGACCCCCGGTTCCTGTTCGCCTGGCCCACCGCCAAATCCGCGGTGATGGGTGGCGCCCAGCTGGCGGGGGTGCTGTCGATCGTGGCCCGGGCGGCTGCCGAGGCCCGCGGTCAGCAGGTCGACGAAGAGGCCGACGCCGCCATGCGGGCCGCCGTCGAAGGCCAGATCGAAGCCGAGTCGCTGCCCATGGTGCTCTCCGGAATGCTCTACGACGACGGGGTGATCGACCCCCGCGACACTCGCACGGTGCTGGGAATCTGTCTGTCCGCCATAGCGAATGGCGCGATCGAGGGGACGCCGAACTTCGGCGTCTTCCGGATGTGAGCCCCATGATTACTCGAGTGCTGGTCGCCAATCGCGGTGAGATCGCCCGGCGGGTGTTCGCCACCTGCCGTCGGCTCGGTCTGGGCACCGTCGCGGTCTACACCGAACCGGACTCCACATCCCCGCACGTCGGCGAGGCCGATGCCCGGGTCCGATTGCTCAACACCAACGACTACCTCAACGCCGAGGCCATCATCGCGGCGGCCGAAGCCGCGGGCGCCGACGCCGTGCACCCCGGCTACGGATTCCTCTCGGAGAACGCCGAATTCGCCGCTGCCGTGCAGAACGCCGGCCTGGCCTGGATCGGGCCACCGGTGGACGCGGTGCGCGCCATGGGCTCCAAAATCGAATCCAAGAAGCTGATGTCGGCGGCCGGAGTCCCGGTGCTCGAGGAACTCGACCCGGCCACCGTCACGCAGCAGCAGCTGCCGGTACTGGTCAAGGCCTCTGCCGGCGGCGGCGGTCGGGGCATGCGTGTGGTACGCGAATTGTCCGCACTACCAGGCGAAGTCGAGGCGGCCCAGCGCGAAGCGCAGTCGGCATTCGGCGACCCGACGGTGTTCTGCGAGCGCTACCTGCCCGCCGGGCACCACATCGAGGTCCAGGTGATGGCCGACAACCACGGCACAGTCTGGGCCGTCGGTGAACGGGAATGCTCCATCCAGCGGCGCCACCAGAAAGTGATCGAAGAGGCCCCCTCGCCGCTGGTGGAGCGTGTTCCGGGGATGCGTGCCAAGCTGTTCGAAGCGGCCCGGCTGGCGGCCGCCGCGATCGGTTACAGCGGCGCGGGCACCGTGGAGTTCCTGGCCGACGACCACGGCGAGTTCTTCTTCCTGGAGATGAACACCCGGCTGCAGGTCGAGCACCCGGTCACCGAGGAGACCACCGGGCTGGACCTGGTCGAGTTGCAGCTCGACGTCGCCGGCGGCGGCAAGCTGGGCGCCGAACCATCGGTGACACAAGGACATTCGATCGAAGCGCGACTCTACGCCGAAGACCCCGCACGCGGCTGGCAGCCGCAGGCCGGCCAGGTGCACGCCATCCACCTGCCGTCGGTGCGAGCCGAGTTCGGCGCCCTTGGACACCGGACCGGGATCCGGCTCGACTCGGGCATCGTCGACGGCTCCGTGGTCTCGATCCATTACGACCCGATGCTGGCCAAGGTGATCTCCTGGGCCCCGACTCGCCGGCAAGCGGCGCTGGTGCTCGCCGACGCGCTGGCCCGCGCCCACCTGCACGGCCTGCGCACCAACCGTGAACTGCTGGTCAACGTGCTGCGCCAGCCCGCCTTCCTCGACGGCGCCACCGACACAGCGTTTTTCCACACGCACGGGCTGGCCGAGCTGGCCGCACCGCTGGCCGATGCCCAGGCGGTCCGGTTGTCGGCACTCGCCGCCGCGCTGGCCGACGCGGCGCACAACCGCGCCGCTGCCACCGTGCTGGCCGCCGTTCCCAGCGGCTGGCGCAATCTGGCATCGGGCTTTCAGTCCAAGGCCTACCGGGACGACGACGACAACGAACAACTGGTCCGATACCGTTACACCAGAAC
The nucleotide sequence above comes from Mycobacterium kiyosense. Encoded proteins:
- the accA2 gene encoding acetyl/propionyl-CoA carboxylase subunit alpha gives rise to the protein MFATCRRLGLGTVAVYTEPDSTSPHVGEADARVRLLNTNDYLNAEAIIAAAEAAGADAVHPGYGFLSENAEFAAAVQNAGLAWIGPPVDAVRAMGSKIESKKLMSAAGVPVLEELDPATVTQQQLPVLVKASAGGGGRGMRVVRELSALPGEVEAAQREAQSAFGDPTVFCERYLPAGHHIEVQVMADNHGTVWAVGERECSIQRRHQKVIEEAPSPLVERVPGMRAKLFEAARLAAAAIGYSGAGTVEFLADDHGEFFFLEMNTRLQVEHPVTEETTGLDLVELQLDVAGGGKLGAEPSVTQGHSIEARLYAEDPARGWQPQAGQVHAIHLPSVRAEFGALGHRTGIRLDSGIVDGSVVSIHYDPMLAKVISWAPTRRQAALVLADALARAHLHGLRTNRELLVNVLRQPAFLDGATDTAFFHTHGLAELAAPLADAQAVRLSALAAALADAAHNRAAATVLAAVPSGWRNLASGFQSKAYRDDDDNEQLVRYRYTRTGLALPDDPAVQLVSATPDQVVLAEHGVAVGFAVSRYGHDVYVDSARGPVHLHVLPRYPEPGSSVEQGSLVAPMPGNVIRVGADVGDTVTAGQPLIWLEAMKMEHTIAAPNDGVLAELNVQAGQQVEVGALLARVETPEAPQAEGDPQ